The Streptomyces bacillaris sequence CCCTCGTCCGCCTCGCCGGAGAGCACCGCGTTCACCACCAGCGACTCCAGCCGCGCGTCCCAGGCGCCCCGGGCCTCGGCGGCCTGGGCGTAGACCTGGGCGGTGGCGAAGGCGATCTCCCGCGCGTAGACGAGCAGCGCCTCCCGCAGCACCGACTCGTCGCCCGGCGCCGCCACCTCCTCGATCGCGGCCTCCATGACCTCGATCGTCGTCCGCACCATCTCGACGGTCTGCCGCAGCGTGATCGCTCGTGTCAGCTCACGCGGGGCCGTGCCGAACACATCGGTGGAGATGGCCTGCGGGGTCTCCGGATGCCGGAACCACTCGGTGAACGCCGCGATACCGGCCTGGGCGACCAGGCCGATCCAGGACCGGTTCTCCGGGGGCATCGCCCGGTACCACGGCAGCGATTCGTCCATACGGGCAATCGCGTTCGCGGCCAGTCGGCCGGAGGACTGCTCCAGCCGTTTCAGGGTCGCGGCATGCAGGTGGGCGTCGTGGGCGGCGGGCTGCTCAGGATCGGGTCGGGGCACGAGGACAAGATTGCCTTATCGGGCCGGTGGATCGGTGGGGCGGGGCGACGGTCCGCCGTACCGGTGGGTACGGGACCGCCCGGACCAGCGGCCTTCGCCTCTGGACGGGACCACCGTGTCACCGCCCGGACCAGCGGCCTCCGTCCCTGGACGGGGGCCATCGCGTGACTGTGCAGACCGGCGGCCTTCGCCTCTGGACGGGGCCACCGCATGACCGCTCGCCCGGCTACCGTGGCCGGGTGATTTCCGTACACAGGTCCGAGGACCGCTACCGGGGCGGCGAGCCGGACGCCGGCATCGAGACCCGGCACGCCCTCTCCTTCGGCTCCTTCTACGACCCCGACAACCTGCGCTTCGGCCCGATCCTGGCCTGCAACGAGGAGCGCCTCGCCCCCGGCGCGGGCTTCGACGAACATCCGCACAGCCATACGGAGATCGTCACCTGGGTGGTCGAGGGCGAGCTGACCCACCGAGATTCGACCGGCCGCTCCACCGTCGTACGGGCCGGAGACCTCGCCCACCTGAGCGCCGCCGCCGGAGTCCGCCACGTCGAACGCAACGACGGCGACACCCCGTTGACCTTTCTCCAGATGTGGCTGGCCCCCCTGGAGTCCGGCGGCACCCCCTCGTACACGGTCACCCCCGGCCTCGCGGACCCGGCCGCCTCGTACGCCCTGCCCGCCTCCGGTGCGGTGCTGCACGTACGGCGGCTGACGGAGGGCGAGCGCACCGCCCTGCCGGACGCGGCGCGCCTGTATGTGCATGTGGTGCGGGGCCGAGTCGCCCTGGAAGGTGAGGAGTTGGGACCCGGTGACGCGGCCCGGGCAGTCGGTGCCGAGGGACTGGAGGCGTTCGCGGTGGAGGGGGCGGGGGCGGCGGAGCTGCTGGTGTGGGAGCTGGCGGGGTGAGCGGCGCTTCCGCCGGGGCCGGCCCCTGACGGGACCCGCCCCGGCGGTCGTGGCCCGGTGTCGGGGTCACGACCGCCGGGGCGGGCCGAGCGAGCGGGATGCGCGGTTCGACGGTTCGCGTCAGAGCACGACGTCGACGTCGTAGGTGCGCAGCCAGTCGTCGAGTTGCAGGGTGGTCTCCAGGGCCGCCCGGCTCATGCCGTCCTCCAGCGCCGCCGCCCCTGGTTGCGTACCCGCGCTTCCGTGGCGGGTGACAGGAGCGGGGCGAGCGGGCTCGATCCGTCGAGGATCATCGCCGCCAGGCGCTCGCGGAGTGTCCGGTTGTAGGCGTCCGCCCTGATGGAGGGGTAGGGCGTCTTGATGCGCTGGGCGACCGCCTCGGGCAGCAGGTCCTTCATCGCCGCCCGCAGCAGGCTCTTCTCCCGGCCGTCGAAGCTCTTCATCGCCCAGGGCACGTTGAAGGTGTACTCGACGAGGCGGTGGTCCGCGAAGGGCACCCGGACCTCCAGACCGCAGGCCATGCTCATGCGGTCCTTGCGGTCGAACAGCACCTGGGCGTGGCGGGTGAGGGCGAGGTAGGTGACCTCCCGGTAGCGGGCCTCGGTGGGGTCGGCGATGCGGTCGCCCGCGGAGATCTCGGCCACCGCCGCGCTGTGGCAGTCGCGCTCGTAGGTGTCCAGGTCCAGCTTGGCGAGCAGGTCCGGAGTGAAGACGACGTCGTTGCCCTGGTAGTTCCCGCGCCCCTCGTACACCCAGGGGAACGTGGAGGAGAGCACCACGTCCTCCTGGCGCTGCCAGCGGTAGCCGCCGAACACCTCGTCGCCGCACTCCCCGGAGAGCGCCACCGTCGAGTGCTGCCGGACGATGCCGAACAGCAGGTGCAGGGAGGCGTGTTCGTCGCCCTTCGCGATCGGGAGGTCGTAGGCCTTCAGGACGGAGGACCGCAGGGCCGGGTCGAGCAGGTCGGGCGCCCGCAGAGGCAACTCGCTGTGGAGGGAGCCGACGTGCTCGGCCAGCAGCCGGGCGTAGATGTGGTCCTCGTTGGCCCCTTCGCCGGCCGTTCCGTCCAGGTCCGGGTCGCTCACCGAGCAGGACCGGATACGCCCCTGGCCCTTGGCGCGGCTCACCTGGGCGGCGAGTGCGGTCAGGGAGCTGGAGTCGAGTCCGCCCGAGAGCAGGGTGCACAGCGGTACGTCGGAGACCATCTGCTGCTCCACGACCGATTCGAGCAGCTCGCGCACCGTGTGGATGGTCCGCTCCAGCGAGTCGGTGTGCTCGGCGACCTCCAGCTGCCAGTACCGGTCCTCGGTGAGGCCCGCCCGGTTGACGCGCACGGTGCAGCCGGCCGGGACCTCCCGCATACCGCGGAAGATCGCGTGGCCGGGGACCTTGGCCACCGAGAGGATGTCCCGCAGCCCTTCGGCGTCCAGGACGGCCTTGAAGGCGGGGTGGGCGAGGATGGCCTTGGGCTCGGAACCGAAGAGCACACCGGACGGGGTCTCCGCGTAGTACAGCGGCTTCACGCCCATCCGGTCCCGGACGAGCAGCAGCTCCTCCTTGTCCTGGTCCCAGACCGCGAAGGCGTAGATGCCTTCGAGCCGGGTGGCCAGCGCGGGACCCCACTGGAGGTAGGCCCGCAGGACGACCTCGGTGTCGCTGCGCGTGGTGAAGCTGTGCCCCAGGGAGACCAACTGGGAGCGGAGTTCCTGGAAGTTGTAGGTCTCGCCGCTGTAGGTGAGCGCGGCGCGCGAGCCCGGCGTCTCACCCGACGTCATCGGCTGGCAGCCGCCCTCCAGGTCGATGACGGAGAGGCGCCGGTGGCCCAGGGCGACGTGGTCCGCGATCCAGACGCCTTCCGCGTCCGGGCCCCGGCGGGCCATCGTGTCCGTCATGGCCCGCGCGACGTCCCGGTCCACGGGGCGCGCGAAGTCGACCCACCCTGCAATACCGCACATTCGAAGAACTCCTGAAATTGACGGGGGTGTTATAGGTGAAGACGGGGGTCCTACAGGTGAAAAGGAGCGGGGGCGGCACCGGGGCCGCCCGCGGCTACAGCCGTACGACGTGCGACTGCGGGCGCGCCGACCCCCGGGTGTCGAGCAGCAGCCGGGCCCGGCTCTCGATCGCCGCCAGGTCGTACGCCGAGTGCCGCTGGAGCAGGACGGAGATGTCCGCATCGCCCAGCGCGCCGTCCAGGTCCGTGACGGCGCGGACCGGCGTGCCGTCCACCTCCCAGCTCGGCACATGCGGGTCGTGGTAGACGACCTCCGCACCGAGCGTGCGCAGCCTGCGGACCACATCACGGGCCGAGGTCTCCCGCTGATCGGCGATGTCCGCCTTGTAGGTGACGCCGAGCAGCAGGACCTGTGCCCCGCTCAGCGTGGTGCCGCTGTGGTCCAGGAGCTGCTGCGCCCGCTCGACGACGTACCGGGGCATCCGGGCGTTGATCTCCTGGGCGAGTTCGACCATCCGGAAGGGGTAGCCGAGCGTACGGACCTTGTGCGCGAGGTAGTTGGGGTCGATCGGGATGCAGTGGCCGCCCACCCCCGGGCCGGGCCGGAACGCCTGGTAGCCGAACGGCTTGGTGGCCGCGCAGGAGATGGCGTCCCACAGGTCGATGCCCAGTTCGTGGGAGAAGATCGCCATCTCGTTGACCAGGGCGATGTTGACGTGCCGGTAGGTGTTCTCGATCAGCTTCGCCATCTCGGCCTCGCGGGTGCCCGAGGCCTGGACGACCTGGTCGACGAGCTTCCCGTAGAAGGCCGCCGCGGTCGTGGTGCAGTCCTGTGTGTAACCGCCCACGACCTTCGGGGTGTTGCGGATGCCGTAGATCTTGTTGCCGGGGTCCACCCGCTCCGGCGAGAACGCCAGGTGGAAGTCGGTGCCCGCGCTGAGCCCGGAACGCTCCAGGATGGGCAGGACGATCTCTTCGGTGGTGCCCGGGTACGTGGTCGACTCCAGGACCACCAGCGTGCCGCGCGTCAGATGCCGGCTGATCATGGCGCAGGCGCTCTCGACCATGACCAGGTCCGGTCCGCCGTGCTCCGCCAGCGGGGTGGGCACACAGATCACCACGGTGTCCGTCTCCGCGATGACGCTCTCGTCCGTCGTGGCCGTGAACCCCTGGGCCCGCAGATCGGCCACGGTGGCGTCGTCGATGTCGTCCACATGGGAGACACCGTCGTTGAGCCGGGCGACGGTGGCGGCGTCACGGTCGAGGCCGACGACGCTCAGGCCGGAGCGGCCGGCCTCTACGGCGAGGGGCAGGCCTACGTAGCCGAGGCCTATGACAACCAGGTCACTGCGCACAGTGCTGCCTTTCGAAAAGGTGGGACGTACGGAGAACGGGAGTGGCGAGGTACGGGGAGGTGACGGCGTACGGGGAAGAGATGACGGAGTACGGGGAGGCGACGGCGTACGGGGAAGCGGGGCGGCCGGTCCGGGCTGCGGCCGCCGCCGCGGGTCAGTCGTTGCGCGCCCG is a genomic window containing:
- a CDS encoding nucleotide sugar dehydrogenase, producing the protein MRSDLVVIGLGYVGLPLAVEAGRSGLSVVGLDRDAATVARLNDGVSHVDDIDDATVADLRAQGFTATTDESVIAETDTVVICVPTPLAEHGGPDLVMVESACAMISRHLTRGTLVVLESTTYPGTTEEIVLPILERSGLSAGTDFHLAFSPERVDPGNKIYGIRNTPKVVGGYTQDCTTTAAAFYGKLVDQVVQASGTREAEMAKLIENTYRHVNIALVNEMAIFSHELGIDLWDAISCAATKPFGYQAFRPGPGVGGHCIPIDPNYLAHKVRTLGYPFRMVELAQEINARMPRYVVERAQQLLDHSGTTLSGAQVLLLGVTYKADIADQRETSARDVVRRLRTLGAEVVYHDPHVPSWEVDGTPVRAVTDLDGALGDADISVLLQRHSAYDLAAIESRARLLLDTRGSARPQSHVVRL
- a CDS encoding pirin family protein: MISVHRSEDRYRGGEPDAGIETRHALSFGSFYDPDNLRFGPILACNEERLAPGAGFDEHPHSHTEIVTWVVEGELTHRDSTGRSTVVRAGDLAHLSAAAGVRHVERNDGDTPLTFLQMWLAPLESGGTPSYTVTPGLADPAASYALPASGAVLHVRRLTEGERTALPDAARLYVHVVRGRVALEGEELGPGDAARAVGAEGLEAFAVEGAGAAELLVWELAG